One Chanodichthys erythropterus isolate Z2021 chromosome 10, ASM2448905v1, whole genome shotgun sequence DNA segment encodes these proteins:
- the znf76 gene encoding zinc finger protein 76 isoform X2, with protein MSGRWRWIMEGLGLQAVALSDGSTAYIQQAISDGSLVEGNTIQLEDGTTAFIQHVTVQQKESLAFEDGQAVQLEDGSTAFIHHTPKEGFDPGAVEAVQLEDGSTAYIHHQMNADADAMGTLENYTTKLTGSEVEVDENIESTNGAEQTSIQLMFEGKVWSSSKVQQVGEKSFRCGHTGCGRFYTTAHHLKVHERSHTGDRPYRCEVPSCGKAFATGYGLKSHLRTHTGEKPYKCPEDMCYKAFKTSGDLQKHVRTHTGEKPFKCPFEGCGRSFTTSNIRKVHTRTHTGERPYLCPEPSCGRAFASATNYKNHMRIHTGEKPYLCTVPGCGKSFTEYSSLYKHHVVHTHCKPYTCSHCGKTYRQTSTLAMHKRTAHGDFDTAEDDAEVFQASPQGTEQNERDAEVTMETDDIISSHLQVLGTAVTMVTQDGTTIAVPAHQGRTGQQVTMVTDGKELQPVAIVTSDDIMTEGSSSPYQQVALLATENGTQIAVQLEDQQTLEEAITMATAAIQHSGLTSDQ; from the exons ATGGGAGTCTGGTGGAGGGAAACACCATTCAGCTGGAGGACGGGACCACCGCGTTCATTCAACACGTCACCGTTCAACAGAAAG AGTCGCTGGCGTTCGAGGACGGTCAGGCCGTACAGCTGGAGGATGGGAGCACAGCGTTCATTCACCACACGCCTAAAG AAGGGTTCGACCCCGGCGCGGTGGAGGCCGTTCAGCTGGAGGACGGCAGTACGGCGTACATCCACCACCAGATGAACGCGGACGCCGACGCCATGGGCACGCTGGAGAACTACACCACCAAG CTGACGGGGTCAGAGGTGGAGGTCGATGAAAATATCGAGAGCACAAATGGAGCGGAGCAGACCAGCATACAG CTGATGTTTGAGGGGAAGGTCTGGAGCTCCAGTAAAGTTCAGCAGGTCGGAGAGAAGAGTTTCCGCTGTGGACACACGGGCTGCGGCCGCTTCTACACCACAGCACACCATCTGAAG GTGCATGAGCGCTCTCACACGGGCGACCGTCCGTACAGGTGCGAGGTGCCGTCCTGCGGTAAAGCGTTCGCCACGGGATACGGCCTCAAGAGCCATCTGCGCACGCACACGGGAGAGAAACCCTACAAATGCCCTGAGGACATGTGCTACAAAGCCTTCAAAACCTCCGGAGACCTGCAGAAACACGTGCGCACGCACACCG GCGAGAAGCCGTTTAAATGTCCGTTCGAGGGCTGCGGGCGTTCCTTCACCACGTCCAACATCCGCAAGGTTCACACGCGCACGCACACGGGCGAGAGGCCGTACCTGTGTCCGGAGCCGTCCTGCGGGAGAGCGTTCGCCAGCGCTACCAACTACAAGAACCACATGAGGATACACACAG GTGAGAAGCCGTATCTGTGTACGGTTCCCGGCTGCGGGAAGAGTTTCACGGAATATTCCAGCCTTTATAAGCATCATGTGGTTCACACACACTGTAAGCCGTACACCTGCAGCCACTGCGGGAAGACCTACAGACAGACGTCCACGCTGGCCATGCACAAGCGCACCGCGCACGGAGACTTCGACACCGCCGAGGACG ACGCAGAGGTTTTTCAGGCGTCGCCGCAGGGCACCGAGCAGAACGAACGTGATGCCGAAGTTACCATGGAAACAGACGACATCATCAGCTCACACCTGCAGGTCCTCGGCACGGCCGTTACCATGGTAACCCAGGACGGAACCACCATCGCCGTCCCTGCCCACCAGGGCCGCACTGGGCAGCAAGTCACCATGGTTACAGATGGCAAAGAGCTGCAGCCG GTTGCCATAGTAACGTCAGACGACATCATGACCGAAGGGAGCTCATCGccataccagcaggtggcgctgcTAGCCACGGAGAACGGCACACAGATCGCAGTACAG TTAGAAGATCAGCAGACATTAGAGGAGGCgatcaccatggcaacagcagcGATTCAGCACAGCGGGCTGACCTCAGATCAGTGA
- the znf76 gene encoding zinc finger protein 76 isoform X1, with product MDSTELSPYSRIMEGLGLQAVALSDGSTAYIQQAISDGSLVEGNTIQLEDGTTAFIQHVTVQQKESLAFEDGQAVQLEDGSTAFIHHTPKGFDPGAVEAVQLEDGSTAYIHHQMNADADAMGTLENYTTKLTGSEVEVDENIESTNGAEQTSIQLMFEGKVWSSSKVQQVGEKSFRCGHTGCGRFYTTAHHLKVHERSHTGDRPYRCEVPSCGKAFATGYGLKSHLRTHTGEKPYKCPEDMCYKAFKTSGDLQKHVRTHTGEKPFKCPFEGCGRSFTTSNIRKVHTRTHTGERPYLCPEPSCGRAFASATNYKNHMRIHTGEKPYLCTVPGCGKSFTEYSSLYKHHVVHTHCKPYTCSHCGKTYRQTSTLAMHKRTAHGDFDTAEDDAEVFQASPQGTEQNERDAEVTMETDDIISSHLQVLGTAVTMVTQDGTTIAVPAHQGRTGQQVTMVTDGKELQPVAIVTSDDIMTEGSSSPYQQVALLATENGTQIAVQLEDQQTLEEAITMATAAIQHSGLTSDQ from the exons ATGGGAGTCTGGTGGAGGGAAACACCATTCAGCTGGAGGACGGGACCACCGCGTTCATTCAACACGTCACCGTTCAACAGAAAG AGTCGCTGGCGTTCGAGGACGGTCAGGCCGTACAGCTGGAGGATGGGAGCACAGCGTTCATTCACCACACGCCTAAAG GGTTCGACCCCGGCGCGGTGGAGGCCGTTCAGCTGGAGGACGGCAGTACGGCGTACATCCACCACCAGATGAACGCGGACGCCGACGCCATGGGCACGCTGGAGAACTACACCACCAAG CTGACGGGGTCAGAGGTGGAGGTCGATGAAAATATCGAGAGCACAAATGGAGCGGAGCAGACCAGCATACAG CTGATGTTTGAGGGGAAGGTCTGGAGCTCCAGTAAAGTTCAGCAGGTCGGAGAGAAGAGTTTCCGCTGTGGACACACGGGCTGCGGCCGCTTCTACACCACAGCACACCATCTGAAG GTGCATGAGCGCTCTCACACGGGCGACCGTCCGTACAGGTGCGAGGTGCCGTCCTGCGGTAAAGCGTTCGCCACGGGATACGGCCTCAAGAGCCATCTGCGCACGCACACGGGAGAGAAACCCTACAAATGCCCTGAGGACATGTGCTACAAAGCCTTCAAAACCTCCGGAGACCTGCAGAAACACGTGCGCACGCACACCG GCGAGAAGCCGTTTAAATGTCCGTTCGAGGGCTGCGGGCGTTCCTTCACCACGTCCAACATCCGCAAGGTTCACACGCGCACGCACACGGGCGAGAGGCCGTACCTGTGTCCGGAGCCGTCCTGCGGGAGAGCGTTCGCCAGCGCTACCAACTACAAGAACCACATGAGGATACACACAG GTGAGAAGCCGTATCTGTGTACGGTTCCCGGCTGCGGGAAGAGTTTCACGGAATATTCCAGCCTTTATAAGCATCATGTGGTTCACACACACTGTAAGCCGTACACCTGCAGCCACTGCGGGAAGACCTACAGACAGACGTCCACGCTGGCCATGCACAAGCGCACCGCGCACGGAGACTTCGACACCGCCGAGGACG ACGCAGAGGTTTTTCAGGCGTCGCCGCAGGGCACCGAGCAGAACGAACGTGATGCCGAAGTTACCATGGAAACAGACGACATCATCAGCTCACACCTGCAGGTCCTCGGCACGGCCGTTACCATGGTAACCCAGGACGGAACCACCATCGCCGTCCCTGCCCACCAGGGCCGCACTGGGCAGCAAGTCACCATGGTTACAGATGGCAAAGAGCTGCAGCCG GTTGCCATAGTAACGTCAGACGACATCATGACCGAAGGGAGCTCATCGccataccagcaggtggcgctgcTAGCCACGGAGAACGGCACACAGATCGCAGTACAG TTAGAAGATCAGCAGACATTAGAGGAGGCgatcaccatggcaacagcagcGATTCAGCACAGCGGGCTGACCTCAGATCAGTGA
- the znf76 gene encoding zinc finger protein 76 isoform X4: protein MDSTELSPYSRIMEGLGLQAVALSDGSTAYIQQAISDGSLVEGNTIQLEDGTTAFIQHVTVQQKESLAFEDGQAVQLEDGSTAFIHHTPKEGFDPGAVEAVQLEDGSTAYIHHQMNADADAMGTLENYTTKLTGSEVEVDENIESTNGAEQTSIQLMFEGKVWSSSKVQQVGEKSFRCGHTGCGRFYTTAHHLKVHERSHTGDRPYRCEVPSCGKAFATGYGLKSHLRTHTGEKPYKCPEDMCYKAFKTSGDLQKHVRTHTGEKPFKCPFEGCGRSFTTSNIRKVHTRTHTGERPYLCPEPSCGRAFASATNYKNHMRIHTGEKPYLCTVPGCGKSFTEYSSLYKHHVVHTHCKPYTCSHCGKTYRQTSTLAMHKRTAHGDFDTAEDDAEVFQASPQGTEQNERDAEVTMETDDIISSHLQVLGTAVTMVTQDGTTIAVPAHQGRTGQQVTMVTDGKELQPVAIVTSDDIMTEGSSSPYQQVALLATENGTQIAVQLEDQQTLEEAITMATAAIQHSGLTSDQ, encoded by the exons ATGGGAGTCTGGTGGAGGGAAACACCATTCAGCTGGAGGACGGGACCACCGCGTTCATTCAACACGTCACCGTTCAACAGAAAG AGTCGCTGGCGTTCGAGGACGGTCAGGCCGTACAGCTGGAGGATGGGAGCACAGCGTTCATTCACCACACGCCTAAAG AAGGGTTCGACCCCGGCGCGGTGGAGGCCGTTCAGCTGGAGGACGGCAGTACGGCGTACATCCACCACCAGATGAACGCGGACGCCGACGCCATGGGCACGCTGGAGAACTACACCACCAAG CTGACGGGGTCAGAGGTGGAGGTCGATGAAAATATCGAGAGCACAAATGGAGCGGAGCAGACCAGCATACAG CTGATGTTTGAGGGGAAGGTCTGGAGCTCCAGTAAAGTTCAGCAGGTCGGAGAGAAGAGTTTCCGCTGTGGACACACGGGCTGCGGCCGCTTCTACACCACAGCACACCATCTGAAG GTGCATGAGCGCTCTCACACGGGCGACCGTCCGTACAGGTGCGAGGTGCCGTCCTGCGGTAAAGCGTTCGCCACGGGATACGGCCTCAAGAGCCATCTGCGCACGCACACGGGAGAGAAACCCTACAAATGCCCTGAGGACATGTGCTACAAAGCCTTCAAAACCTCCGGAGACCTGCAGAAACACGTGCGCACGCACACCG GCGAGAAGCCGTTTAAATGTCCGTTCGAGGGCTGCGGGCGTTCCTTCACCACGTCCAACATCCGCAAGGTTCACACGCGCACGCACACGGGCGAGAGGCCGTACCTGTGTCCGGAGCCGTCCTGCGGGAGAGCGTTCGCCAGCGCTACCAACTACAAGAACCACATGAGGATACACACAG GTGAGAAGCCGTATCTGTGTACGGTTCCCGGCTGCGGGAAGAGTTTCACGGAATATTCCAGCCTTTATAAGCATCATGTGGTTCACACACACTGTAAGCCGTACACCTGCAGCCACTGCGGGAAGACCTACAGACAGACGTCCACGCTGGCCATGCACAAGCGCACCGCGCACGGAGACTTCGACACCGCCGAGGACG ACGCAGAGGTTTTTCAGGCGTCGCCGCAGGGCACCGAGCAGAACGAACGTGATGCCGAAGTTACCATGGAAACAGACGACATCATCAGCTCACACCTGCAGGTCCTCGGCACGGCCGTTACCATGGTAACCCAGGACGGAACCACCATCGCCGTCCCTGCCCACCAGGGCCGCACTGGGCAGCAAGTCACCATGGTTACAGATGGCAAAGAGCTGCAGCCG GTTGCCATAGTAACGTCAGACGACATCATGACCGAAGGGAGCTCATCGccataccagcaggtggcgctgcTAGCCACGGAGAACGGCACACAGATCGCAGTACAG TTAGAAGATCAGCAGACATTAGAGGAGGCgatcaccatggcaacagcagcGATTCAGCACAGCGGGCTGACCTCAGATCAGTGA
- the znf76 gene encoding zinc finger protein 76 isoform X3 translates to MVLPWIMEGLGLQAVALSDGSTAYIQQAISDGSLVEGNTIQLEDGTTAFIQHVTVQQKESLAFEDGQAVQLEDGSTAFIHHTPKEGFDPGAVEAVQLEDGSTAYIHHQMNADADAMGTLENYTTKLTGSEVEVDENIESTNGAEQTSIQLMFEGKVWSSSKVQQVGEKSFRCGHTGCGRFYTTAHHLKVHERSHTGDRPYRCEVPSCGKAFATGYGLKSHLRTHTGEKPYKCPEDMCYKAFKTSGDLQKHVRTHTGEKPFKCPFEGCGRSFTTSNIRKVHTRTHTGERPYLCPEPSCGRAFASATNYKNHMRIHTGEKPYLCTVPGCGKSFTEYSSLYKHHVVHTHCKPYTCSHCGKTYRQTSTLAMHKRTAHGDFDTAEDDAEVFQASPQGTEQNERDAEVTMETDDIISSHLQVLGTAVTMVTQDGTTIAVPAHQGRTGQQVTMVTDGKELQPVAIVTSDDIMTEGSSSPYQQVALLATENGTQIAVQLEDQQTLEEAITMATAAIQHSGLTSDQ, encoded by the exons ATGGGAGTCTGGTGGAGGGAAACACCATTCAGCTGGAGGACGGGACCACCGCGTTCATTCAACACGTCACCGTTCAACAGAAAG AGTCGCTGGCGTTCGAGGACGGTCAGGCCGTACAGCTGGAGGATGGGAGCACAGCGTTCATTCACCACACGCCTAAAG AAGGGTTCGACCCCGGCGCGGTGGAGGCCGTTCAGCTGGAGGACGGCAGTACGGCGTACATCCACCACCAGATGAACGCGGACGCCGACGCCATGGGCACGCTGGAGAACTACACCACCAAG CTGACGGGGTCAGAGGTGGAGGTCGATGAAAATATCGAGAGCACAAATGGAGCGGAGCAGACCAGCATACAG CTGATGTTTGAGGGGAAGGTCTGGAGCTCCAGTAAAGTTCAGCAGGTCGGAGAGAAGAGTTTCCGCTGTGGACACACGGGCTGCGGCCGCTTCTACACCACAGCACACCATCTGAAG GTGCATGAGCGCTCTCACACGGGCGACCGTCCGTACAGGTGCGAGGTGCCGTCCTGCGGTAAAGCGTTCGCCACGGGATACGGCCTCAAGAGCCATCTGCGCACGCACACGGGAGAGAAACCCTACAAATGCCCTGAGGACATGTGCTACAAAGCCTTCAAAACCTCCGGAGACCTGCAGAAACACGTGCGCACGCACACCG GCGAGAAGCCGTTTAAATGTCCGTTCGAGGGCTGCGGGCGTTCCTTCACCACGTCCAACATCCGCAAGGTTCACACGCGCACGCACACGGGCGAGAGGCCGTACCTGTGTCCGGAGCCGTCCTGCGGGAGAGCGTTCGCCAGCGCTACCAACTACAAGAACCACATGAGGATACACACAG GTGAGAAGCCGTATCTGTGTACGGTTCCCGGCTGCGGGAAGAGTTTCACGGAATATTCCAGCCTTTATAAGCATCATGTGGTTCACACACACTGTAAGCCGTACACCTGCAGCCACTGCGGGAAGACCTACAGACAGACGTCCACGCTGGCCATGCACAAGCGCACCGCGCACGGAGACTTCGACACCGCCGAGGACG ACGCAGAGGTTTTTCAGGCGTCGCCGCAGGGCACCGAGCAGAACGAACGTGATGCCGAAGTTACCATGGAAACAGACGACATCATCAGCTCACACCTGCAGGTCCTCGGCACGGCCGTTACCATGGTAACCCAGGACGGAACCACCATCGCCGTCCCTGCCCACCAGGGCCGCACTGGGCAGCAAGTCACCATGGTTACAGATGGCAAAGAGCTGCAGCCG GTTGCCATAGTAACGTCAGACGACATCATGACCGAAGGGAGCTCATCGccataccagcaggtggcgctgcTAGCCACGGAGAACGGCACACAGATCGCAGTACAG TTAGAAGATCAGCAGACATTAGAGGAGGCgatcaccatggcaacagcagcGATTCAGCACAGCGGGCTGACCTCAGATCAGTGA